The Medicago truncatula cultivar Jemalong A17 chromosome 4, MtrunA17r5.0-ANR, whole genome shotgun sequence genome includes a region encoding these proteins:
- the LOC25493090 gene encoding triose phosphate/phosphate translocator, chloroplastic — MESRVLSRATTLSSLPRLNKLHREHLTNGASILSVKSIGSVSDGGNLVFGRQLRPELCSPALKKSGVLLRPCLAAADDSAGGEKVAPVGFFSKYPALTTGFFFFTWYFLNVIFNILNKKIYNYFPYPYFVSVIHLLVGVVYCLVSWTVGLPKRAPIDGNQLKLLIPVAVCHALGHVTSNVSFAAVAVSFTHTIKALEPFFNAAASQFILGQSIPITLWLSLAPVVLGVSLASLTELSFNWLGFISAMISNISFTYRSIYSKKAMTDMDSTNVYAYISIIALIVCIPPALIIEGPTLLKTGFADAIAKVGLVKFVSDLFWVGMFYHLYNQVATNTLERVAPLTHAVGNVLKRVFVIGFSIIIFGNKISTQTGIGTAIAIAGVALYSFIKAKIEEEKRQAKAA; from the exons ATGGAGTCACGAGTGTTGTCACGCGCCACCACACTCTCCTCCCTCCCTCGTCTCAACAAACTTCATCGTGAACATCTCACCAATGGCGCTTCCATCCTCTCCGTGAAATCGATCGGATCAGTCTCTGATGGCGGGAACCTTGTCTTTGGAAGACAACTTCGTCCTGAACTCTGTTCACCTGCTCTTAAGAAAAGTGGTGTACTCCTCCGTCCTTGCCTCGCCGCTGCCGATGATTCCGCCGG TGGAGAGAAGGTTGCTCCGGTTGGATTCTTTAGCAAGTATCCGGCTCTTACCAccggttttttcttcttcacttG GTACTTTTTGAATGTGATTTTCAACATCCTAAACAAGAAGATCTATAATTATTTCCCCTATCCTTA CTTCGTGTCGGTTATCCATTTATTGGTGGGAGTGGTTTACTGTTTAGTCAGCTGGACTGTGGGCCTTCCTAAGCGCGCT CCAATAGACGGCAACCAGCTGAAGTTGCTGATTCCTGTAGCTGTCTGTCATGCATTAGGCCATGTGACCAGCAATGTCTCATTTGCTGCAGTTGCTGTTTCTTTCACACATACCATCAAAG CTCTTGAGCCATTCTTTAATGCTGCTGCTTCACAATTCATACTTGGACAATCAATTCCCATCACTCTATGGCTCTCACTTGCTCCCGTTGTTCTTG GTGTGTCATTGGCATCATTGACTGAGCTCTCATTCAATTGGCTCGGCTTCATAAGTGCTATGATTTCAAACATTTCATTTACATACAGGAGTATCTATTCAAAGAAAGCCATG ACTGATATGGATAGTACCAATGTCTATGCCTACATTTCCATCATTGCTCTAATTGTATGCATACCACCGGCCTTAATT ATTGAAGGGCCTACACTGTTGAAGACCGGCTTCGCTGATGCAATTGCTAAAGTAGGTTTGGTCAAGTTCGTATCAGATCTCTTCTGGGTTGGTATGTTTTACCATCTTTACAACCAG GTAGCCACCAACACATTGGAGAGAGTGGCTCCTCTCACTCATGCAGTTGGCAACGTACTCAAACGTGTATTTGTCATTGGATTTTCAATCATTATCTTCG GTAACAAGATTTCAACCCAAACTGGTATAGGAACTGCCATTGCAATTGCTGGAGTGGCACTCTACTCCTTCATCAAAGCCAAGATCGAGGAAGAGAAGCGA cAAGCAAAAGCAGCATAA
- the LOC25493091 gene encoding berberine bridge enzyme-like 17, with translation MKMMEAPSFLLTMLTIVVSITTTTTSQSPIQNFLNCFSHNSQASNFVASEVIYTPNNTSFSAILNVRILNKIFKATTTPKPLAIITAKDVSHVQATIKCAKSNNIQIRIRSGGHDYEGLSYLSDVPFIVLDMFHLNSVDVNLQESTTWVESGATLGKIYYTIGNKNNSFAFPSGVCFTVGAGGHFSGGGYGNLMRKFGLSIDNIIDAKIVDVNGNILDRKSMGEDLFWAIRGGGGASFGVILSWKLKLVQVTPHVTVFNVKRNADEGATDVIYKWQLVAPKLHKDLFIRVKPIVVKIGQGGKKVVQVSFIGQFLGTIERLLPLMNESFPELGLKKSDCMSMPWVNSTLFWWNKPIGTPLETLLDEPKESEAINFKAQSDYVKKPISKKNIESIWKMMIDGETLHMEWNPYGGRMEEILSSETPFPHRAGNLFLIEYYNTWIEESPEVIKRNVNFSRSFYKFMTPYVSNSPRETFLNYRDGDIGANHPSNVTNISISRIYGSKYFKGNFERLMSVKTKVDPDNFFRYEQSIPTRSSKSHM, from the coding sequence ATGAAAATGATGGAAGCACCATCTTTTTTGTTGACAATGTTAACAATTGTCGTATctattacaacaacaacaacatcacaaTCACCCATTCAAAATTTTCTTAACTGTTTTTCTCATAATTCTCAAGCTTCAAACTTTGTTGCCTCTGAAGTCATTTACACACCAAACAATACCTCATTCTCAGCCATACTAAATGTAAGAATACTAAACAAGATATTTAAAGCAACAACAACCCCAAAGCCTTTGGCAATTATAACTGCAAAAGATGTTTCTCATGTCCAAGCAACAATTAAATGTGCCAAAAGTAACAACATTCAGATAAGAATTCGAAGTGGAGGGCATGACTATGAAGGTTTATCATATTTATCAGATGTGCCTTTTATTGTACTTGACATGTTTCACCTCAATTCAGTTGATGTCAATttacaagaatcaacaacatGGGTTGAATCAGGTGCAACACTTGGTAAGATTTATTATACAATTGGAAATAAAAACAATTCTTTTGCTTTTCCATCCGGGGTCTGTTTTACTGTAGGTGCTGGTGGTCATTTTTCTGGTGGTGGTTATGGAAATTTGATGAGAAAATTTGGTCTTTCTATTGATAATATCATTGACGCAAAAATTGTTGATGTCAATGGTAATATTCTTGATAGAAAGTCAATGGGAGAAGATCTCTTTTGGGCTATcagaggtggtggtggtgctaGTTTTGGTGTTATTCTTTCATGGAAACTTAAATTGGTTCAAGTTACACCACatgttactgtgttcaatgtgaAAAGGAATGCAGATGAAGGTGCAACCGATGTTATTTACAAATGGCAATTAGTTGCACCAAAATTGCATAAAGATCTTTTCATTAGAGTGAAACCTATTGTAGTTAAAATTGGTCAAGGGGGAAAAAAGGTAGTACAAGTTAGTTTTATTGGCCAATTTTTAGGGACAATTGAAAGACTTTTACCTTTGATGAACGAGAGTTTCCCTGAATTAGGTTTGAAAAAAAGTGATTGTATGTCAATGCCTTGGGTTAATTCAACTCTCTTTTGGTGGAATAAGCCAATTGGTACTCCTCTAGAAACATTGTTGGATGAACCAAAAGAGTCTGAAGCAATTAATTTCAAAGCTCAATCAGACTATGTGAAAAAAcctatttcaaagaaaaatatagaaTCCATATGGAAAATGATGATTGATGGTGAGACGTTGCATATGGAATGGAATCCTTATGGTGGAAGGATGGAAGAGATATTGTCATCAGAAACACCGTTTCCCCATAGAGCAGGGAATTTGTTCTTGATTGAGTACTATAATACTTGGATTGAAGAATCTCCTGAAGTTATTAAACGTAACGTGAATTTTTCAAGGTCGTTTTATAAATTCATGACACCATATGTTTCAAATTCTCCAAGGGAGACCTTTCTCAACTATAGAGATGGTGATATTGGTGCCAATCATCCAAGTAACGTAACAAACATTAGCATTTCTAGAATTTACGGAAGCAAATATTTTAAAGGAAATTTTGAAAGATTAATGAGTGTTAAAACCAAGGTTGATCCTGATAATTTTTTCAGATATGAACAGAGCATACCTACTCGGTCATCTAAAAGTCATATGTAA